From a single Aquipuribacter nitratireducens genomic region:
- a CDS encoding UBP-type zinc finger domain-containing protein: protein MPETCEHLDSDHAAREQAPPPRTPDGCEECLADGGRWVHLRLCTSCGHVGCCDSSPSRHATAHHAGTGHPVVRFFEPGETWRWCYLDRTLAEA, encoded by the coding sequence GTGCCGGAGACCTGCGAGCACCTCGACTCCGACCACGCAGCCCGCGAGCAGGCCCCGCCGCCGCGCACCCCGGACGGCTGCGAGGAGTGCCTCGCCGACGGCGGCCGGTGGGTGCACCTGCGGCTGTGCACGAGCTGCGGCCACGTCGGCTGCTGCGACTCCTCGCCGTCGCGGCACGCGACCGCGCACCACGCCGGCACCGGCCACCCCGTCGTCCGCTTCTTCGAGCCGGGCGAGACGTGGCGCTGGTGCTACCTCGACCGCACCCTCGCGGAGGCCTGA
- a CDS encoding FAD-dependent oxidoreductase, whose protein sequence is MADRDLPVILTVDDDPSVSRAIARDLRRRYAEEHRVVRADGGAQAIEALQELKLRGSRVAALLADYRMPDMDGIEFLEKAMDLFPRARRALLTAYADTDAAIRAINVVDVDHYMLKPWDPPEEKLYPVVDALLESWLATGDDQPAGLRLIGHRWSRASHEVRDFLARNAAAYSWVSVEDPEAQRQLAAAGLSEADIPVVVTAEGTAHASPDLATVAGLAGLSTSPAEDFYDLLIVGGGPAGLGAAVYGASEGLRTVLVDATATGGQAGQSSRIENYLGFPDGVSGGQLADRARRQAVKFGAEVLTARTVSALEVDGPVRTVRFADGSDVRARAVLLATGVQYRRLPAPGVDDLLGRGVYYGSAATEAEACADQHVLVVGGANSAGQAAVFFSRRAAKVTLLVRGRSLEASMSSYLIDQIAAIDTIEVRTCCEVVEAHGSNHLEAVTLADSAAGSRERVEASHLFVFIEAAPRTDWLEGTVARDPRGFVLTGPDLVRDGHRPAGWTAQRDPSYLETSVPGVFAAGDVRADSVKRVASAVGEGAMAVTLAHRYLEES, encoded by the coding sequence ATGGCGGACCGCGACCTCCCGGTCATCCTCACCGTCGACGACGACCCGTCGGTGTCGCGTGCCATCGCGCGCGACCTGCGCCGCCGGTACGCCGAGGAGCACCGCGTCGTCCGCGCCGACGGCGGCGCGCAGGCCATCGAGGCGCTGCAGGAGCTCAAGCTGCGCGGCAGCCGCGTGGCGGCGCTGCTCGCGGACTACCGGATGCCCGACATGGACGGCATCGAGTTCCTCGAGAAGGCGATGGACCTGTTCCCACGGGCCCGTCGGGCCCTGCTCACCGCCTACGCCGACACCGACGCCGCCATCCGCGCGATCAACGTCGTCGACGTCGACCACTACATGCTGAAGCCGTGGGACCCGCCCGAGGAGAAGCTGTACCCGGTCGTCGACGCCCTGCTGGAGTCGTGGCTCGCGACGGGTGACGACCAGCCGGCGGGGCTGCGGCTCATCGGGCACCGCTGGTCCCGGGCGTCGCACGAGGTCCGCGACTTCCTCGCGCGCAACGCCGCCGCGTACTCGTGGGTGTCGGTGGAGGACCCCGAGGCGCAGCGCCAGCTGGCCGCGGCCGGGCTCAGCGAGGCCGACATCCCGGTCGTCGTCACCGCCGAGGGGACCGCGCACGCCTCGCCCGACCTCGCGACCGTCGCCGGGCTCGCCGGGCTGTCGACCTCCCCCGCGGAGGACTTCTACGACCTCCTCATCGTCGGTGGCGGTCCCGCCGGTCTCGGCGCGGCGGTCTACGGCGCCTCGGAGGGCCTGCGGACCGTCCTGGTCGACGCGACCGCGACGGGTGGGCAGGCGGGGCAGAGCTCGCGCATCGAGAACTACCTCGGCTTCCCCGACGGCGTGTCCGGCGGGCAGCTCGCCGACCGCGCCCGCCGGCAGGCGGTGAAGTTCGGCGCCGAGGTGCTGACCGCCCGCACCGTGTCGGCGCTCGAGGTCGACGGGCCGGTGCGGACCGTCCGCTTCGCCGACGGCTCCGACGTGCGCGCGCGTGCGGTGCTCCTCGCGACCGGGGTCCAGTACCGGCGCCTGCCTGCGCCGGGCGTCGACGACCTGCTCGGGCGGGGGGTCTACTACGGCAGCGCCGCGACCGAGGCCGAGGCGTGCGCCGACCAGCACGTCCTCGTGGTCGGCGGCGCGAACAGCGCGGGCCAGGCGGCGGTCTTCTTCTCCCGCCGCGCGGCGAAGGTGACGCTGCTGGTGCGCGGCCGCTCCCTCGAGGCGTCGATGTCGAGCTACCTCATCGACCAGATCGCCGCGATCGACACCATCGAGGTCCGCACGTGCTGCGAGGTCGTCGAGGCCCACGGCAGCAACCACCTCGAGGCCGTCACGCTCGCCGACTCCGCGGCCGGCAGCCGCGAGCGGGTGGAGGCCTCGCACCTGTTCGTCTTCATCGAGGCCGCCCCGCGCACCGACTGGCTCGAGGGCACCGTCGCCCGCGACCCCCGCGGGTTCGTCCTCACCGGTCCCGACCTCGTCCGGGACGGTCACCGGCCGGCCGGCTGGACCGCGCAGCGCGACCCGTCCTACCTCGAGACCTCCGTCCCCGGGGTGTTCGCCGCCGGTGACGTGCGCGCCGACTCCGTCAAGCGCGTCGCGTCCGCCGTCGGGGAGGGCGCCATGGCGGTCACGCTCGCCCACCGCTACCTCGAGGAGTCCTGA
- a CDS encoding ATP-binding protein, whose product MAVTLTNDELRALFLFEALDDDKLEWLRQMGEVAAFDVGQTVYAEGDPADCFFVLLSGTVAMSRNVQGDDVEVVRTDHVGVYGGATQAYIGDQADKRYVGSFRAITPCTFFVLPAQAFAAMVREWFPMAVHLLEGLFFGLQRSNEVVGQRERLLALGSLTAGLTHELNNPAAAAVRATSALRDRVRHMHHKLAMLADAQLEPKVLTALAGMQDDALARSGSGPRLSALQASDAEDELVDWLEERGVQRPFDLAPPLVAAGLDPAWLQRLADEVPAHLLESGLRWIVYSLETEQLMSEIEDATGRVSTLVGAAKQYSQMDRSEQQTFDVHEGLDATLVMLTRTLEGIEVVTDYDRDLPRVQGFPTELNQVWTNLVDNAVQAMRTASSSPAVLTLRTARDDDRLLVEVGDTGPGVPQELRRRIFEPFFTTKPVGEGTGLGLDISFRIVVNRHAGDLRVVGGPGDTRFQVRLPLR is encoded by the coding sequence ATGGCCGTGACCCTGACGAACGACGAGCTGCGGGCCCTCTTCCTCTTCGAGGCCCTCGACGACGACAAGCTCGAGTGGCTGCGGCAGATGGGCGAGGTCGCCGCGTTCGACGTCGGGCAGACCGTCTACGCCGAGGGTGACCCCGCCGACTGCTTCTTCGTCCTGCTGAGCGGCACGGTCGCCATGAGCCGCAACGTCCAGGGCGACGACGTGGAGGTCGTCCGGACCGACCACGTCGGGGTGTACGGCGGGGCGACGCAGGCGTACATCGGCGACCAGGCGGACAAGCGGTACGTGGGCTCGTTCCGGGCGATCACACCGTGCACGTTCTTCGTGCTGCCGGCACAGGCGTTCGCCGCGATGGTCCGCGAGTGGTTCCCCATGGCCGTCCACCTCCTCGAGGGGCTGTTCTTCGGCCTGCAGCGCAGCAACGAGGTCGTCGGGCAGCGCGAGCGCCTGCTCGCGCTGGGCTCGCTGACCGCGGGTCTCACGCACGAGCTCAACAACCCGGCCGCGGCCGCGGTGCGGGCGACCTCCGCCCTGCGCGACCGGGTGCGGCACATGCACCACAAGCTCGCGATGCTTGCGGACGCGCAGCTCGAGCCGAAGGTCCTCACCGCCCTCGCGGGCATGCAGGACGACGCGCTCGCCCGCTCCGGCAGCGGCCCGCGCCTGTCGGCGCTGCAGGCCAGCGACGCGGAGGACGAGCTCGTCGACTGGCTCGAGGAGCGGGGCGTCCAGCGCCCGTTCGACCTCGCGCCGCCGCTCGTGGCCGCGGGTCTCGACCCGGCGTGGCTGCAGCGCCTCGCCGACGAGGTGCCGGCGCACCTGCTCGAGAGCGGGTTGCGGTGGATCGTGTACTCGCTGGAGACCGAGCAGCTGATGAGCGAGATCGAGGACGCGACCGGCCGCGTGTCGACGCTCGTCGGCGCCGCCAAGCAGTACTCGCAGATGGACCGTTCGGAGCAGCAGACCTTCGACGTCCACGAGGGCCTCGACGCCACCCTCGTCATGCTGACCCGGACGCTCGAGGGCATCGAGGTCGTCACCGACTACGACCGCGACCTGCCCCGGGTGCAGGGCTTCCCCACCGAGCTCAACCAGGTGTGGACGAACCTCGTCGACAACGCCGTGCAGGCGATGCGGACCGCGAGCAGCTCACCGGCCGTCCTCACGCTGCGGACCGCGCGGGACGACGACCGGCTCCTCGTCGAGGTGGGCGACACCGGCCCCGGGGTGCCGCAGGAGCTGCGGCGGCGGATCTTCGAGCCGTTCTTCACGACCAAACCGGTCGGGGAGGGCACGGGTCTCGGCCTCGACATCTCGTTCCGCATCGTCGTCAACCGGCACGCCGGCGACCTCCGCGTGGTCGGTGGTCCGGGGGACACCCGGTTCCAGGTGCGCCTGCCGCTGCGGTGA
- a CDS encoding nucleotidyltransferase family protein, with amino-acid sequence MVTPEEGKARLLRAAESGALDEVCRRHGVRVLTVFGSAGRGEPGPGDLDVGVSFEPGVRPDVLGLATDLHDVAGREVDLGVVDGAAPLFRDRALMHATPVWESRPHEWINSAVEAHMTALDTAWLRRLDLDRLAGR; translated from the coding sequence GTGGTGACGCCGGAGGAGGGCAAGGCGCGCCTGCTCAGGGCGGCCGAGTCGGGCGCGCTCGACGAGGTGTGCCGACGGCACGGTGTGCGGGTCCTGACGGTGTTCGGCAGCGCCGGGCGCGGGGAACCCGGTCCCGGAGACCTCGACGTCGGCGTCTCCTTCGAGCCCGGGGTGCGGCCGGACGTCCTCGGCCTCGCGACGGACCTCCACGACGTGGCAGGACGCGAGGTTGACCTCGGCGTGGTCGACGGTGCCGCGCCGCTGTTCCGTGACCGCGCGCTCATGCACGCCACCCCGGTGTGGGAGTCGCGGCCGCACGAGTGGATCAACAGCGCGGTCGAGGCGCACATGACGGCGCTCGACACGGCGTGGCTGCGGCGCCTCGACCTCGACCGGCTGGCCGGTCGATGA
- the hepT gene encoding type VII toxin-antitoxin system HepT family RNase toxin: protein MEPLVDRLASLRGVSGDELRADLDTRLVVERILTVLVESAAAVNGHVVGASGGQVPDDYRSSFGAAAAAGAIRPELAGRLAPAAGLRNLLAHRYGEVDLDLVAAAVPRAHDDFRDYITQVAGWLTEQGTDA, encoded by the coding sequence ATGGAGCCGCTGGTCGACCGACTGGCGTCGCTGCGCGGCGTGAGCGGGGACGAGCTGCGGGCGGACCTCGACACCCGCCTCGTCGTCGAGCGCATCCTCACGGTCCTCGTCGAGAGCGCGGCAGCGGTCAACGGGCACGTCGTCGGGGCGAGCGGCGGCCAGGTCCCCGACGACTACCGCTCGTCGTTCGGTGCCGCCGCCGCGGCCGGAGCCATCCGGCCGGAGCTGGCCGGTCGGCTCGCACCCGCGGCGGGTCTGCGGAACCTGCTCGCGCACCGCTACGGCGAGGTCGACCTCGACCTCGTGGCCGCTGCCGTGCCGCGGGCGCACGACGACTTCCGCGACTACATCACGCAGGTGGCCGGCTGGCTGACGGAGCAGGGCACCGACGCCTGA
- a CDS encoding NAD(P)/FAD-dependent oxidoreductase, with amino-acid sequence MTTTARHHVVIVGSGFGGLFAAKRLARADVDVTLVSRTVHHLFQPLLYQVATGILSEGEIAPATREVLKRQGNVRVLLGDVLDVDLDARSVTFAGEGTTTTLSYDSLVVAAGAGQSYFGNEHFAEHAPGMKTVDDALELRARIFTAFERAELAATPEARDRALTFVVVGAGPTGVEMAGQIAELANRTLAGEYRSIATSTARIVLLDAADRVLPMFDERLSRDTADRLRRLGVDVRLGGLVTDIDASGLTVRSTRDGGERRIDAETVVWAAGVEANPLGRMIAERAGADTDRAGRVRVEPDTSVPGHPEVFVVGDLMALDGLPGVAQVAIQSGRHAAATIAARVAGRPEPGPFRYWDKGSMATISRFAAVAEVGRIRLTGFVAWVAWLFVHLLYLIGFKNRVTTLLHWAISFVGRGRTQRAVTRQQIVARTVLQRVEKERVGGTAADAHVSEEARRRA; translated from the coding sequence GTGACCACCACCGCCCGCCACCACGTCGTCATCGTCGGTTCCGGTTTCGGCGGCCTCTTCGCCGCGAAGCGCCTCGCGAGGGCCGACGTCGACGTCACGCTCGTGTCCCGCACGGTCCACCACCTCTTCCAGCCGCTGCTGTACCAGGTCGCGACGGGGATCCTGTCCGAGGGCGAGATCGCGCCGGCGACGCGTGAGGTCCTCAAGCGGCAGGGCAACGTGCGGGTCCTGCTCGGCGACGTCCTCGACGTCGACCTCGACGCACGTTCGGTCACCTTCGCCGGTGAGGGCACCACCACGACGCTGTCGTACGACAGCCTCGTCGTCGCCGCCGGTGCCGGGCAGTCGTACTTCGGCAACGAGCACTTCGCCGAGCACGCCCCCGGCATGAAGACCGTCGACGACGCCCTCGAGCTACGCGCCCGGATCTTCACCGCCTTCGAGCGGGCCGAGCTCGCCGCGACCCCTGAGGCACGCGACCGGGCCCTCACGTTCGTCGTCGTCGGCGCCGGCCCGACGGGCGTGGAGATGGCGGGGCAGATCGCCGAGCTGGCCAACCGGACCCTCGCCGGGGAGTACCGCAGCATCGCGACGTCGACGGCGCGCATCGTCCTGCTCGACGCCGCCGACCGGGTGCTCCCGATGTTCGACGAGCGGCTGTCCCGCGACACCGCGGACCGGCTCCGCCGGCTCGGGGTCGACGTGCGGCTCGGCGGGCTCGTCACCGACATCGACGCGAGCGGCCTCACCGTCCGCAGCACGCGTGACGGCGGCGAGCGCCGCATCGACGCGGAGACCGTCGTGTGGGCCGCGGGCGTGGAGGCGAACCCGCTCGGGCGGATGATCGCGGAGCGGGCGGGAGCCGACACCGACCGCGCCGGACGGGTGAGGGTCGAGCCGGACACCAGCGTGCCCGGGCACCCGGAGGTGTTCGTCGTCGGTGACCTCATGGCCCTCGACGGGCTGCCGGGGGTCGCGCAGGTCGCCATCCAGTCCGGGAGGCACGCCGCGGCCACCATCGCCGCCCGCGTCGCGGGGCGACCGGAGCCCGGCCCGTTCCGCTACTGGGACAAGGGGTCCATGGCGACGATCAGCCGCTTCGCCGCGGTCGCCGAGGTCGGTCGCATCCGCCTCACGGGGTTCGTGGCGTGGGTGGCGTGGCTGTTCGTCCACCTGCTCTACCTCATCGGCTTCAAGAACCGCGTGACGACGCTGCTGCACTGGGCGATCAGCTTCGTCGGCCGCGGCCGGACCCAGCGCGCGGTGACGCGGCAGCAGATCGTCGCGCGGACCGTCCTGCAGCGGGTCGAGAAGGAGCGCGTGGGCGGCACCGCGGCGGACGCGCACGTGTCCGAGGAGGCGCGCCGGCGCGCCTGA